Proteins encoded within one genomic window of Candidatus Syntrophocurvum alkaliphilum:
- a CDS encoding aminopeptidase: MKKNQPNTAWERLTDKEINDAYNFCNGYKHFLNIAKTEREATEYIVNEALSAGFKRIEEMNSIEAGQKILVEQKGKVAALIVVGEEPIYNGLNIIASHTDSPRLDLKPRPMYEDDGLAFFKTHYYGGIKKYHWLAIPLALHGVVIKKDGSCIKINIGESEEDITFTIADLLPHLAKDQMEKKMSEAISGEGLNALIGTRYNKDNGDKSIKAYLKEILKSEYNIEEDDFTSAELQLVPALKAKDLGFDRSMVAGYGQDDRVSAYCSLKAILETDKPPKTAMCLFVDKEEIGSMGNTGLQSLLIENITAELLHLDGNDSYHVLRNTLMKSYALSADVNAAVDPNYPEVFEKMNNSSLSKGVVLTKYTGSRGKSVSNDANPEYVAKIRNLFDSNNIEWQVGELGKVDIGGGGTVAQYIAYYGIEVVDCGVAILGMHSPFEIASKADIYMSYKAYKAFFKDL, from the coding sequence ATGAAAAAAAACCAACCTAATACAGCATGGGAACGCTTGACTGATAAAGAAATTAACGATGCTTATAATTTTTGTAATGGATACAAGCATTTTTTAAATATTGCCAAAACAGAACGAGAAGCTACAGAATATATAGTTAATGAAGCACTTAGTGCAGGATTTAAACGCATAGAAGAAATGAACTCAATAGAAGCAGGTCAAAAAATTTTAGTAGAGCAAAAAGGTAAAGTAGCTGCACTTATTGTAGTGGGAGAAGAACCAATTTATAATGGGTTAAATATTATAGCCTCACATACCGACTCACCACGCTTAGACTTGAAACCACGGCCAATGTATGAAGACGATGGGTTAGCTTTTTTTAAAACTCATTATTATGGAGGAATAAAAAAGTACCATTGGTTAGCAATACCACTTGCTCTTCATGGTGTAGTAATAAAAAAGGATGGTTCATGTATAAAAATTAATATTGGTGAGAGTGAAGAAGATATAACTTTTACAATAGCAGATTTATTGCCACATTTAGCAAAAGATCAAATGGAGAAAAAAATGTCAGAAGCTATAAGTGGTGAAGGTTTAAATGCACTTATAGGTACTAGGTATAACAAAGACAATGGTGATAAATCTATTAAAGCATATTTAAAAGAAATATTAAAAAGTGAATATAACATTGAAGAAGATGATTTTACTAGTGCAGAACTGCAACTAGTACCAGCATTAAAAGCAAAAGATTTAGGATTTGATCGTAGTATGGTAGCTGGCTATGGGCAAGACGATAGAGTTAGTGCATATTGTTCGTTAAAAGCTATATTGGAAACAGATAAACCCCCAAAAACAGCTATGTGCTTATTTGTTGATAAAGAAGAAATAGGAAGTATGGGCAATACTGGTTTGCAATCACTATTAATTGAGAATATTACTGCAGAGCTATTACATTTAGATGGAAATGATAGTTATCATGTTTTGCGCAATACGCTCATGAAATCTTATGCATTATCAGCTGATGTTAATGCAGCAGTTGACCCTAATTATCCAGAAGTCTTCGAGAAAATGAATAATAGCTCTTTATCAAAAGGTGTAGTTCTTACAAAATATACAGGGTCAAGGGGTAAATCAGTTTCTAATGATGCTAATCCAGAGTATGTAGCTAAAATCAGGAACTTATTTGATAGTAACAACATAGAATGGCAGGTTGGGGAACTTGGAAAAGTAGATATTGGTGGAGGAGGTACTGTAGCACAATACATTGCCTATTATGGCATAGAAGTTGTTGATTGTGGAGTTGCTATATTAGGTATGCATTCACCTTTTGAAATAGCAAGTAAAGCTGATATATATATGTCATATAAAGCTTATAAGGCTTTTTTTAAAGATTTATAA
- the rpsF gene encoding 30S ribosomal protein S6: MRTYEMMFILRPDLSEEEVTETKERLQNIISQFGGEFETEAGGWGRKRLAYPIEDYQEGVYVLWYFKGKSETIDELDRIMKISDNILRHIIIRKDQNNAS, translated from the coding sequence ATGCGCACTTATGAGATGATGTTCATCTTAAGGCCGGATCTATCTGAAGAGGAAGTTACTGAAACTAAAGAAAGACTACAAAATATTATTTCTCAGTTTGGTGGCGAATTTGAGACTGAAGCAGGTGGATGGGGCAGAAAGCGTTTGGCTTATCCTATTGAGGATTACCAAGAAGGTGTTTATGTTCTTTGGTACTTTAAAGGAAAGTCAGAAACTATAGATGAGTTGGACAGGATTATGAAAATTTCTGACAATATATTGCGCCATATCATTATCCGCAAAGATCAAAATAATGCTTCTTAG
- a CDS encoding single-stranded DNA-binding protein, whose product MLNKVILIGRLTRDPELRYTPNGNAVCQFSLAVNRKFKKDEADFIDIVTWRGLAENCAQYLGKGSLAAVEGRIQIRSYENQEGQKRRVTEVIADDVRFLGGKTSSNPSRASSGSSQPKDDNWEDLGKEISLDDIDLVDGDEEIPF is encoded by the coding sequence TTGTTAAACAAAGTTATATTAATAGGGCGTCTTACCCGCGACCCTGAATTAAGATATACACCCAATGGAAATGCAGTATGTCAATTTTCCTTAGCGGTTAACCGCAAGTTCAAAAAAGATGAAGCAGACTTTATTGACATAGTAACTTGGAGAGGATTAGCCGAAAACTGTGCACAATACCTTGGAAAAGGAAGTTTAGCAGCAGTAGAAGGAAGAATCCAAATAAGGTCTTATGAAAATCAAGAAGGCCAAAAACGTAGAGTTACTGAGGTAATAGCGGATGATGTTAGATTTCTAGGTGGAAAGACAAGCTCTAATCCTAGTAGAGCTAGTTCTGGATCAAGTCAACCAAAGGATGATAACTGGGAAGACTTGGGCAAAGAAATAAGTTTAGATGATATAGATTTAGTAGATGGGGATGAAGAAATTCCATTTTAA
- a CDS encoding CvpA family protein, protein MNILDIIFIIFIILGIFIGFKRGFISTLGRILSVVLGIFMAIKYSRELAAYNEDAFGIISYFSSFFDEKLSLPVLFPNDPIVNLFITNQNISFLQDGAMYLAYLITILLCFLLIFLIVSKISLFILSLLNNLINYSILGFFNRLAGMFFGGLKNFIIIVVILGFSYPAIKLAANMGIETASSAKNAIQNSMLSPILLETFTNLSELVGIWV, encoded by the coding sequence ATGAATATTTTAGATATTATTTTTATAATCTTTATTATTTTAGGAATTTTTATTGGATTTAAACGTGGTTTTATTAGCACATTAGGCAGAATTTTAAGTGTTGTTTTAGGAATATTTATGGCAATTAAATATAGTAGAGAATTAGCTGCTTATAATGAAGATGCATTTGGAATTATAAGTTATTTTTCTTCATTTTTTGATGAAAAATTATCGCTACCAGTTTTATTTCCTAATGATCCAATTGTAAACTTATTTATTACTAATCAAAATATTAGCTTTTTACAAGATGGAGCAATGTATTTAGCATATCTAATTACTATTTTATTATGTTTTTTATTAATATTTTTAATAGTCAGTAAAATATCGTTATTTATATTATCATTATTAAACAACCTAATTAATTATAGTATATTAGGATTTTTTAATAGATTAGCAGGAATGTTTTTCGGAGGACTAAAAAACTTTATTATTATTGTTGTTATATTGGGATTTAGTTACCCTGCTATAAAACTAGCTGCTAATATGGGAATAGAAACAGCTTCGAGCGCAAAAAATGCAATACAAAATTCTATGTTATCACCAATTTTACTAGAGACATTTACGAACCTAAGTGAACTAGTGGGTATTTGGGTATAG
- a CDS encoding MazG-like family protein has protein sequence MNAKSKEIDVAKNFKLIEWLKAELVESVAVFFKSLTTTKKEVTSDALATIIIITYLLGRRVGVSFDNIDTQLKNKLNTSIEDSHEVEEWYGDLSELLAYFENKKRW, from the coding sequence TTGAATGCAAAAAGTAAAGAAATAGATGTAGCAAAAAATTTTAAGTTAATAGAGTGGCTTAAGGCTGAGTTAGTAGAGTCAGTAGCTGTTTTTTTTAAATCTTTAACAACTACTAAAAAAGAAGTTACTAGTGATGCACTAGCAACTATAATAATAATTACTTATTTATTAGGAAGAAGAGTAGGGGTTAGCTTTGATAATATTGATACACAATTAAAAAACAAACTAAATACTAGCATTGAGGATTCCCACGAGGTAGAAGAATGGTATGGAGACCTTTCCGAACTGCTTGCCTATTTTGAAAATAAAAAGAGGTGGTAA
- a CDS encoding DUF2232 domain-containing protein — MSAFVLLVLISLLACIAMIFLPVFSYIAAIIWGVALIFSGFKLEKNQIIIIFGTNILLLFGLTGDSTLFFYLLFFGLPAIVMSILANKQKGYYELQKWGIASAVIGVTLFMTTSYLILGDIGINEFNEELNNYMEESIVWYEESGLLEVYEDLGITKDEIVSTMEDLFFNISRHLPAIYFLQAIFAVFLMLYLTLYLSKKRDLNYLEKRPFTQEIMPWQLVWVFILALSLWLFGREDMAPIYFVGSNIIAVKVPIIIYFGLAAILYRIQIIKSKLKTVLIIILVLLTMFLPLSIIVFLTLIGLFDALIDYRKVRT, encoded by the coding sequence ATGTCTGCATTTGTATTACTTGTACTAATATCACTACTAGCATGTATAGCAATGATATTTCTGCCTGTTTTTTCATACATAGCAGCTATTATTTGGGGAGTTGCATTAATATTTAGTGGATTTAAGTTAGAGAAAAATCAAATAATAATAATTTTTGGTACAAATATTTTGCTGTTATTCGGTCTTACCGGAGACAGCACTTTGTTTTTTTATCTATTATTTTTTGGATTACCTGCTATAGTAATGAGTATTTTAGCTAATAAACAAAAGGGTTATTATGAGCTACAAAAATGGGGGATAGCATCAGCGGTTATTGGTGTTACACTATTTATGACTACTTCTTATTTAATTTTAGGTGACATTGGAATTAATGAATTTAATGAAGAATTAAATAACTACATGGAAGAATCCATTGTTTGGTATGAGGAGTCTGGATTACTTGAGGTTTACGAAGACTTAGGAATTACAAAAGATGAAATAGTTTCTACTATGGAAGACTTGTTTTTTAACATAAGTAGACATTTACCTGCTATTTATTTTCTTCAAGCAATTTTTGCAGTATTTCTAATGCTATATTTAACCTTATATCTAAGCAAAAAGCGAGACCTTAATTACTTAGAAAAAAGACCATTTACCCAAGAAATAATGCCTTGGCAGCTTGTATGGGTATTCATATTAGCGTTGTCATTGTGGTTATTTGGTAGGGAAGATATGGCACCTATTTATTTTGTGGGATCTAACATTATTGCAGTTAAGGTACCAATTATTATATACTTTGGGCTAGCTGCAATATTATATAGAATTCAGATTATAAAAAGCAAACTAAAAACTGTTCTTATCATAATATTAGTTTTATTAACAATGTTTTTACCTTTATCAATAATAGTATTTTTAACACTAATAGGGTTGTTTGATGCTTTGATTGATTATAGAAAGGTAAGAACTTAA
- the selD gene encoding selenide, water dikinase SelD, translating into MDQETRLTSMVRAAGUAAKIGPGTLDKILDEFVPPTDPRIMVGINTKDDAGVYKLNNETALIQTMDFFTPMVDDAYTFGQIAAVNALNDVYAMGGKPLLAMNIVCYPKCEDMETLKQILLGGLDKIKEAEAHLVGGHTIDDNEPKYGLSVTGLVHPDKLITNSKAQVSDVLFLTKPIGNGIISTAIKAELASIEVEQNAIKWMCQLSKKATEAMQEIMPNAATDVTGFGFLGHLYEIAIASDVKIEVYSDKVPFMKGAKEFANMGMVPGGAYSNKEYLKELVVFSENVDVATQDLLFSPETAGGLIICVNEENAFVFEKEMKKRKCEYHMVGRVVDKGFSKIKVK; encoded by the coding sequence ATGGATCAAGAGACTAGGCTAACTAGTATGGTTAGAGCAGCTGGGTGAGCAGCAAAAATAGGTCCGGGGACCTTAGATAAAATTTTAGATGAATTTGTACCACCTACTGATCCAAGAATAATGGTTGGGATTAATACCAAAGATGATGCAGGAGTTTATAAGCTAAACAATGAAACTGCACTTATACAAACTATGGATTTTTTTACTCCTATGGTTGACGATGCGTATACATTTGGGCAGATTGCAGCTGTTAATGCTTTAAACGATGTATATGCAATGGGAGGTAAACCTTTATTAGCAATGAATATTGTTTGCTATCCTAAGTGTGAAGATATGGAAACTTTAAAACAAATTCTTTTGGGTGGATTAGATAAGATTAAGGAGGCAGAGGCCCACCTGGTGGGAGGACATACAATTGATGATAATGAACCTAAATATGGTTTATCAGTGACTGGTCTAGTACATCCAGATAAATTGATTACAAATTCTAAGGCACAAGTTTCCGATGTTCTTTTTCTAACAAAACCGATTGGAAATGGCATAATATCAACAGCAATAAAAGCAGAACTTGCATCAATAGAGGTAGAACAGAATGCAATAAAATGGATGTGTCAACTTAGTAAAAAGGCAACTGAAGCTATGCAAGAAATTATGCCAAATGCTGCAACTGATGTAACTGGTTTTGGGTTTTTAGGACATCTATATGAAATTGCTATAGCTAGTGATGTAAAGATAGAGGTATACTCTGACAAAGTTCCTTTCATGAAAGGTGCTAAAGAATTTGCTAATATGGGAATGGTTCCGGGTGGTGCTTATTCCAATAAAGAGTATTTAAAAGAATTAGTAGTTTTCTCGGAGAATGTTGATGTAGCAACTCAAGACTTGCTTTTCTCACCAGAAACAGCTGGGGGTTTAATTATTTGTGTTAATGAAGAAAATGCTTTTGTTTTTGAAAAAGAGATGAAAAAAAGAAAATGTGAATATCACATGGTTGGAAGAGTAGTAGATAAAGGGTTTTCTAAAATTAAAGTAAAATAG
- a CDS encoding DUF951 domain-containing protein, with product MQRKEFKLGDIVKMKKKHPCGSYNWEVTRMGADIKIKCLGCNRVVMMPRIKFEKGMLRVENESK from the coding sequence ATGCAGAGAAAGGAATTTAAATTAGGTGATATAGTTAAAATGAAAAAGAAGCATCCTTGTGGTAGTTATAATTGGGAAGTGACTAGAATGGGTGCTGACATAAAGATCAAATGTTTAGGTTGTAATAGGGTAGTTATGATGCCTAGAATAAAGTTTGAAAAAGGTATGCTTAGAGTAGAAAATGAGAGTAAATAA
- the rpsR gene encoding 30S ribosomal protein S18 produces MKKDKRKKRRQCNFCADKVESIDYKDLAKMRRYITERGKILPRRITGNCAHHQRQLTAEIKKGRIMALLPYASE; encoded by the coding sequence TTGAAAAAAGATAAACGCAAAAAAAGACGCCAATGCAATTTTTGCGCTGATAAAGTAGAAAGCATCGATTATAAAGATTTAGCAAAAATGCGTAGATATATTACTGAAAGAGGCAAGATTTTACCTCGTAGAATTACTGGAAACTGTGCACACCACCAAAGACAGTTAACAGCGGAAATCAAAAAAGGAAGAATAATGGCACTTTTACCTTATGCATCAGAATAA
- the rplI gene encoding 50S ribosomal protein L9, producing MKVILTQDIKKLGKAGELKEVSDGYARNYLIPKGLAEEATSMKLKEVEEKNLSKSRKKAKEKAAALETKEKLDGNSVTIKVKTGGGDKLFGAVTTGEIADILQKEYGVSIDKKKIDIKESIKHLGDYKVKIKLYPEVQAEIQVTVISK from the coding sequence ATGAAGGTAATATTAACACAGGATATTAAAAAATTAGGTAAAGCTGGTGAATTAAAAGAAGTATCTGATGGATATGCTAGAAATTATCTTATTCCAAAGGGCTTAGCTGAAGAAGCTACAAGCATGAAACTTAAGGAAGTTGAAGAAAAAAATTTAAGTAAGTCTAGAAAAAAAGCTAAAGAAAAAGCTGCTGCATTAGAAACAAAAGAAAAGCTAGATGGGAATTCAGTAACTATTAAAGTAAAAACAGGTGGAGGAGATAAACTTTTTGGAGCAGTAACTACTGGTGAGATTGCCGACATTTTACAAAAGGAATATGGGGTATCAATAGATAAAAAGAAAATAGATATAAAAGAATCAATTAAGCACTTGGGTGATTATAAAGTAAAAATAAAACTTTATCCAGAAGTGCAAGCAGAAATACAAGTAACAGTAATATCCAAATAA